TCGCCTTCAGCTTGTCGTAGAGCGCAAGCAGCTTCTTGGTATCCTCAGGCGGCTCCTCGGCATTGGCGTTCTTGGGATCGAGATACCAGAGCTGCCAGGCCGGGGCATACATCGCATTGCTGTCGGTCGGCACGTAGTAGCGCGGATCGAGCATCGCCGCGACGCCGCCATTGGCGCCGAACTGGTGCGCGGTGGCATCGAAGTCGCGGCCTTGGCGAACGCGTGTTTCCCAGAGGGAGCGGTCCATGGTGCGCATCTGCGCATCGATGCCGACCGCCTGGAACATCGGGATTGCCAGCTGGAAGAGATCCAGGAAGATCGGGCGGGCCTGGTCGATCTCGAAGATGATCGTCAGCCGGCGGCCCTTCTCGTCGAGACGGAAATTCTGGCTGTCGCGCTTCGGGACCAGCTCGTCGAGCATAGCATTCGCCTTGTCGACGCTGTATTCGGTGAACTGCTTGGCAAGCACCTCGTTATAGAGGGGATCGCCTTCCTTGATCGACGGTTGGGCGGGCGCGCCCTGGCCGACGAGCACCGCGTCGATCAGCGTCTGACGATCGAGCGCCGTCGAAAGAGCTGCGCGGAACGTCTTGTTGCGGAACAGCTTTCGCTTCGTTTCGTCGGCGTGGTTCAGGTTGAAGATGAAGTTCATGACGTTGGCCTCGGTCGAGGTCAGCGTGTAGAAATCGTAGTCGCCCTGCTTGCGCGCGTCGTAGAGAACCGACTTGTTGTTGGGCGTTGCGATGTACTGGTCCATCAGGTCGATTTCGCCCTGCATGCATTTCAAGAGCAGCACCTGCGGATCGGCGACCATCTGGTAGACGATGCGGTCCATATAGGGCAGCTGGTTGCCCGCGGTATCGACCTTCCAATAATAGGGGTTGCGTTCGGCCACCACCCGCTCGGTGTTTTCGCCCGGCGCGATCGTGAAATACCAGGCATTGAGGCAAGGCTTCTTCGACGAATTGAGGAAGAAGGCATTGTCGTCCTGGAAACCGGAGGCCGACTGGAACGCGGCGATCCAGCTCTGGAAACCGCGCTGCTTGGCAAGCTCGTCCGCCTTCGGATTGTAATCGATATGGAACTGCTCGAGATAATGCTTGGGGCAGCGGGTGGTATGATCCCAGTTGGACCATGCGACCTGCAACGGGAACATACCGTTAGGTTTTTCAAAGATCACCTTGAAGGTCTGCTCGTCGACCACTTCAAGCTTGGCCGGCTTGCCGGCGGTTTTCCAGTGGCCCTGGCTGGTGACGGCGACGCGCTTGTCGGTGAGGATGGTATCATACCAGAACTTGACGTCGGCGGTGGTATAGGGGTGCCCGTCCGACCATTTCATGCCTTTGCGCAGGCGGATGGTGTAGACGGTGGAATCCGCATTGCCTTCGAAGGATTCCGCGACATTGAGCGTCACGCCCGACCAATCCGGCGTATAGCGCAGCAGCGGCTCATAGGCCTGGTAGCGGAAGAGCATGGAGAGCGAACCGCCGCCGACCAGCGCCAGCTTCCAGTCTCCCCCATATTTTCCAACGCTTTCAAGCGGCTTGATGACAAGCGGGTTGGCGGGCAGCCGATCCTTGACGGGGGGAAGGGCGCCAGTTGCGACCTTATCCTTCAAGAGACCTGCTTCCTTGTAGTCGAGGGCTAAAGCCGGCAGGGCCGGCAAAATCAAAACAGCCGAACTCCCGGCCAGAAACGCGCGACGTTTCAGCTTGATCATGAGTGTCTCCTCCACACAGTCCCCCGCCGTTACCTATTGTTTCCCTTGGGCGTGGATAACGAAAAGTTTACATTCGAATACTGTTAGGTAAAGTGTTATGTAGTGTTGTTTGGTAAAATTGCGTTTTGCAGTGCAGCAGTGTCGCCACGCGGCGATTGCAGAAGGGGCTGGAATGAAAAACAGGGGGCGGGTTACCTTACAGACCATCGCGTGCGAGGTTGGCCTTTCGAAATATGCGGTGTCCAGATCGTTGTCGGGCAAGAGCGGCGTCAGCGAGGAAACCCGCGAGCGGATCCGCGAAACAGCCCTGCGTCTCGGCTATAGCAGGCCTGCCAGCCAGACCGCGCCGGGCGATATCGCGGTCGTGTTTCACGACCTCGACCCGGTCAATAGCGAGCTGCACATGCAGATCCAGAACGGGGTTCAGGCAGAGGCGCACAGGCTCGGCATGGCTCTCAGGATGTTATGGACCCACAGCCAAGGGCAGCTTGAAGAACTGGCGCGCACCTGCGCCGGGCTGCTGCTGGTCGGACCGCATGACCGCGAGGCGATCCGCGCCGCGATGGCGACCGGCACACCGATCATCCGGTTCGGCTGGGTCGATCCGCTCGAGGATGCCGATCAGGTCTCCGGGACAGATCACGAGGCAGGGCAGGCCGTGATCCAATACCTGATAGACCTCGGCCATCGTTCCATCGCCTATATCTATGGCACTCCCGGTTATCGTGGCCGCCGCGAGCGCTTTTATGGCGCCCGCGAAATTGCCGAACGTCACCCGGATGTCACGTTGCATGTCGTGCAGTTCGAGGAGGAGAATGGTTTTGCCGAAGCCTATCGCGCATTGAAGGAAAAAGGCGATCGGCCGACCGCCTTCTTCTGCGCCCATGACGGCTTGGCGCTCACCGTCGTTTCCGAACTCCTGGGCCAGGGCTATCGCATCCCCGATGATGTCTCGGTGGTCGGTTTTGGCGACTTTTCGCCGGCAAAGCAGATCTCGCCGGCTCTGACGACGGTGCGCATGGAAGGCCAGGAATGCGGAGCCGTCGGCCTGCGGCTCCTGCTCGAGCGGATCGAGACCCCGCGCCAGCCCGGAACCCCCGCCCGCAGGGTCCAGGTCGCGTCGAGGATCATCGAGCGCCGCTCCACCAGCCCGTGCAAGGACCCGACACATCCAAGCGATCACACGGTGTTTCGGCAGGAACCGCGTATAGTGCCCGTCTGACGATCCCCGCCGCCGCCAGTCCGAGCATAGCTGCTCCGGTGGCGAATGGACTTCGAGGGGCCTATTTGAGGCTCTTCATATCCACCATGTCCATGTCGGTGAAGGACTGGTTGTCTCCGGCCATGCTCCAGATGAAGGCGTAGGCGCCGGTGCCGGCGCCGCAATGGATCGACCAGGGCGGCGAGAGCACGGCCTGTTCATTGCGGATGATCAGATGGTTGGTCGCCGCCGGCCGGCCCATCAGGTGAACGACGAAGGCGTTTTCCGGGATCTCGAAATAGAGATAGGCCTCCATCCGCCGGTCATGCAGATGCGCCGGCATGGTATTCCAGACGCTGCCGGTCTCCAGCCGGGTCAGCCCCATCAGCAGCTGGCAGGTCGGCAGCACTTTCGGATGCAGATACTGGTAAAGCTTGCGCTTGTTCGACGTGGCACTGTCGCCGAGATTGTTCTCGATCGCTTCTGTGCTGCTGACGATCCGCGAGGGTAAGGCGGCGTGCGCCGGCGCACTGTTGATATAAAATTTCGCGGGCACCGACGGGTCGTCGCTCTCGAAGAAGATCTCCTTCGTTCCCATGCCGAGATAGAGTCCGTCCATTGGCAGGAGCTCGTAAGCTTTGCCGTCGGCGATGACGCGGCCGGGTCCGCCGATATTGATGAGGCCTAGCTCGCGACGCTCCAGCAGATAGTCTGCGCCGACGAGTCTGGCCAATTCACTGCCGACGCCGAGGCCTTCCTGTGTCGGCGTGACACCGGCCACCAGCATGCGGTCATAGTGGGTGTAGACGGCCTGCAGCGTCCCCGCGACAAACAGATTTTCGATCACGAAATTTTCGCGCAAGTCCACGCTCGTCATACGCTCCGACTGGTTGTAGTGAACGGCATGGCGCGTCCGGACATCGATCGTCATGGTCTGTTTTCTCCTGTTTCTCGGCGCGAGCGCGCTGGGTAGTGTCTCAGTTTGAATTTCGGCTTTCGACCCGAACCGGAAGTTCGGTCTGCCCGGCCTGGTGTCCATCCGGACCTAAAACTCTGTGCGTCACG
This genomic window from Neorhizobium galegae contains:
- a CDS encoding ABC transporter substrate-binding protein, producing the protein MIKLKRRAFLAGSSAVLILPALPALALDYKEAGLLKDKVATGALPPVKDRLPANPLVIKPLESVGKYGGDWKLALVGGGSLSMLFRYQAYEPLLRYTPDWSGVTLNVAESFEGNADSTVYTIRLRKGMKWSDGHPYTTADVKFWYDTILTDKRVAVTSQGHWKTAGKPAKLEVVDEQTFKVIFEKPNGMFPLQVAWSNWDHTTRCPKHYLEQFHIDYNPKADELAKQRGFQSWIAAFQSASGFQDDNAFFLNSSKKPCLNAWYFTIAPGENTERVVAERNPYYWKVDTAGNQLPYMDRIVYQMVADPQVLLLKCMQGEIDLMDQYIATPNNKSVLYDARKQGDYDFYTLTSTEANVMNFIFNLNHADETKRKLFRNKTFRAALSTALDRQTLIDAVLVGQGAPAQPSIKEGDPLYNEVLAKQFTEYSVDKANAMLDELVPKRDSQNFRLDEKGRRLTIIFEIDQARPIFLDLFQLAIPMFQAVGIDAQMRTMDRSLWETRVRQGRDFDATAHQFGANGGVAAMLDPRYYVPTDSNAMYAPAWQLWYLDPKNANAEEPPEDTKKLLALYDKLKATSDQAGQREIMKQILQGAAETFYVFGISQPPDGYGIVKNNMRNITKTMPNSFGWPTPAPTMPEQFYKV
- a CDS encoding LacI family DNA-binding transcriptional regulator; protein product: MKNRGRVTLQTIACEVGLSKYAVSRSLSGKSGVSEETRERIRETALRLGYSRPASQTAPGDIAVVFHDLDPVNSELHMQIQNGVQAEAHRLGMALRMLWTHSQGQLEELARTCAGLLLVGPHDREAIRAAMATGTPIIRFGWVDPLEDADQVSGTDHEAGQAVIQYLIDLGHRSIAYIYGTPGYRGRRERFYGAREIAERHPDVTLHVVQFEEENGFAEAYRALKEKGDRPTAFFCAHDGLALTVVSELLGQGYRIPDDVSVVGFGDFSPAKQISPALTTVRMEGQECGAVGLRLLLERIETPRQPGTPARRVQVASRIIERRSTSPCKDPTHPSDHTVFRQEPRIVPV
- the kduI gene encoding 5-dehydro-4-deoxy-D-glucuronate isomerase, yielding MTIDVRTRHAVHYNQSERMTSVDLRENFVIENLFVAGTLQAVYTHYDRMLVAGVTPTQEGLGVGSELARLVGADYLLERRELGLINIGGPGRVIADGKAYELLPMDGLYLGMGTKEIFFESDDPSVPAKFYINSAPAHAALPSRIVSSTEAIENNLGDSATSNKRKLYQYLHPKVLPTCQLLMGLTRLETGSVWNTMPAHLHDRRMEAYLYFEIPENAFVVHLMGRPAATNHLIIRNEQAVLSPPWSIHCGAGTGAYAFIWSMAGDNQSFTDMDMVDMKSLK